A genome region from Alphaproteobacteria bacterium includes the following:
- a CDS encoding prepilin-type N-terminal cleavage/methylation domain-containing protein, whose amino-acid sequence MIYPNLFCKSKSKAFSLIELSIAIIIISLLIFVVSSADSLKSQAKLTKIIKEFQAIEADIYSFKTTYNALPGDMTTAYNYWQSECDNIADNCNGNGDRLINYDTDANDDIESFRAWQHLQLADIKSDFYATGTSLLGEAVIGSNIPTSALKGLGYTILNADYSVHYYANYIVLGAAKSGEYANGGGLTSLQAYNIDKKIDDTHPLKGNFLTFYDTVNNCQIDATNYDLTNDSTTYCWSAFKLP is encoded by the coding sequence ATGATTTATCCAAATTTATTTTGTAAAAGCAAAAGCAAAGCATTCTCTCTAATTGAGTTATCTATTGCTATAATAATTATATCCCTATTAATCTTTGTAGTTAGCAGTGCTGACAGTTTAAAATCACAGGCAAAGCTTACAAAAATAATAAAAGAATTTCAGGCAATAGAAGCCGATATTTACAGTTTTAAAACTACATATAATGCCTTGCCAGGTGACATGACTACTGCCTATAATTATTGGCAGAGTGAGTGCGATAATATAGCAGATAATTGCAATGGAAATGGCGATAGATTAATTAATTATGATACAGATGCAAATGATGATATTGAATCATTTAGAGCATGGCAACATTTGCAGTTAGCCGATATTAAAAGTGATTTTTACGCCACTGGAACTTCATTACTAGGCGAAGCAGTCATAGGCTCTAATATTCCAACATCAGCTCTAAAAGGTTTAGGTTATACAATTTTAAATGCAGATTATTCTGTCCATTACTATGCCAATTATATAGTTTTAGGCGCGGCTAAATCTGGTGAATATGCAAATGGTGGCGGACTAACATCATTACAAGCTTATAACATAGATAAAAAAATAGATGATACACATCCACTAAAGGGTAACTTTTTAACTTTTTATGACACAGTAAATAATTGTCAAATCGATGCCACAAATTACGATTTAACTAACGATAGCACAACTTATTGTTGGTCAGCTTTTAAATTACCTTAA